A single genomic interval of Scatophagus argus isolate fScaArg1 chromosome 22, fScaArg1.pri, whole genome shotgun sequence harbors:
- the LOC124053749 gene encoding atypical chemokine receptor 4-like, which translates to MSVDCSSDNTSFISFFNSPVNDSSSSGTPLTSHLRPWYIAASVIIAISFLLGVPANIVVIAKLSRHLRGSSMSQRLFFNLAVSDLLCLLCLPVGGVIFLQGLILSHEFCQLFFYFIFFCIATNLNILVLISIQRYCQVLHPKKWDKLGRTWQRFLLFGVWMLGALVALPIVFFLTHDDEQTDGHSWKNLRITPELEVVYIIFVVFSYLALLSFYVLLVRGVNRIKMANRKKPRVIKIFIRIMAASLVVGFLPVIFRIVYVAALLTSSNKVLSVSKKLTVAECFYCFNYCLNPFLYFFSSRNHVTESNKRRSFLMTLDDNF; encoded by the exons ATGTCCGTTGACTGCAGCTCTGACAACACGTCTTTCATCAGCTTCTTTAACTCCCCCGTCAATGACAGCTCCTCTTCAGGAACACCACTGACCTCCCACCTCAGGCCCTGGTACATCGCTGCTTCTGTGATTATTGCAATCAGTTTCCTGCTTGGTGTCCCTGCTAACATCGTGGTGATAGCAAAACTCAGCCGGCATCTGCGTGGTTCCTCCATGTCGCAGCGACTCTTCTTCAACCTGGCGGTGTCGGAcctcctctgcctgctctgcttGCCTGTTGGCGGGGTAATTTTTCTCCAAGGACTCATTTTGTCACATGAATTCTGtcaacttttcttttacttcatttttttctgcatcgCCACCAACTTAAACATTCTGGTACTGATAAGTATTCAGAGGTACTGCCAG GTTCTTCACCCCAAAAAGTGGGACAAGCTGGGTCGGACATGGCAGCGGTTTTTGCTGTTCGGTGTGTGGATGCTCGGAGCCCTAGTGGCTCTTCCAATTGTGTTTTTTCTAACACATGATGATGAGCAGACTGATGGTCATTCATGGAAGAATCTGAGGATCACACCGGAACTCGAAGTGGTCTAcattatttttgtagtttttagcTATTTAGCCTTGTTGTCCTTCTATGTGCTACTTGTCAGAGGAGTCAATCGAATTAAAATGGCCAACAGAAAAAAGCCTCGAGTTATTAAAATTTTTATTCGAATAATGGCTGCTTCTCTTGTTGTTGGCTTTTTACCTGTCATTTTTCGTATCGTGTATGTGGCTGCACTGTTGACATCATCAAACAAAGTGCTTTCTGTTAGCAAGAAGCTGACAGTTGCagaatgtttttactgttttaattacTGTCTGAATCCATTCCTGTATTTCTTTTCCTCGAGGAATCATGTAACTGAAAGCAACAAAAGAAGGAGTTTCCTCATGACCCTTGATGACAACTTCTAA